The genomic stretch tgaaattgacgaagtcaccacaggcgcctcgctgtcgacgggaacgtcgcctcccactgaaagaatattccgcctttatgagacacacagatgtcaaacctggggtttgaactctggtgggctgggggtacaaccaccctcctaaccacccaacctgagGTTGGTTATTTTAGAACAAAAGGGGTAAGGAATCACGGCCTCATTCATTGTTGGCAAACTTTGAAGCACATACAAGAAGCACTTTATCTAGACGACTTTAGAAAGGTCCAGTTAATTACTGGGTTAAGTTTTTATATGTGTTAACCACATCTTTATGAATCTTTtgtcgcgcggggtatcatctagctaGACATATGCCTCCTCCGAAAAATTCGAAGACCGAGCCCTTATTTTGAAGGCCCAAACACCAGTTTTAGAGGCGTCTCCGTAAATTTTTTAGAGGTTGGTTGGGTGAAATAGGGGTTCTCCTAGAGTGGTGTTTTGGCCTCCTACCTCTAGAATCAGCGAATTTTTACGGACCAGGCTATTAATGGCCACACTCTCTGTTCACAACTGCTTTGCGTACTAGGACTGGccaaagtcaaacttcgtaaactttgaccaaatttttaCTAAAATTATCAACGTCTACAATACAACTACTGAGTATTAGAATTGTCATAAAGTATAATACTCCTTTTATACTAGTATATGTATTTGGCATTATAAATATTAATATTTTTCTTATACTTTTGGTTAAATTTTGCAATGTTTGACTTTGATTAAACCGAGGATACGAAGCAAATAAATCGAAGGgagtgagatttttttttttgagcctaGGTTATGTGCTAGAGTTGGGAGGCTCATTAGAGCATCTCCgccggcgcccccgatagcggCCCCAATAGCAATTTGGGGGGCcggcagcgaaaatgggctcgcaccggtgcacCCCAAatggcgccggccaattttggagcccaatagaatcatcggcaaccccgtgccggccccttcgccaagggcgcgaatcgggcgcgccggcacctcgcggcacgtctgaaaacgagtgtgggctccgcctggcagccagacacaccaTTTTCCCACCTCGTacacacgcccgagccgactcccacccctctagatcgccattgtcaccgtcgccgccgcacccaccctgcttgcaatagacaccgccgactGTCTAGGAACCGTCGTCCATCTACACGGCCaccaccccctcgaccggcggccgctgTTTCGCCCGGAATAGAGCTCGCCACCACCGCGATAGTATCGCcccgcctgcaaggtgttcgtccgattGCCGCAATGGACAatgacgacgagatgatggtgcagctgttcacggaggagcagaacgctcaggctgttcggcggcaacagcaacagctgattctgacgaacatgctgcgcgttcgccagcctttcttcgtcgtgcctcggcgcggcTGCTCAAAgtcaggcaagaggaggaacatcaaccggcatcgtgaagccggcgcaatgctgcttgacgccgactacttcaacgacgacgcgactcattcaTCGAAGGAATTTCGGCGCTGGTTAAGGATGAACAAGGacctgttcttgaagattgtccacggcgtcagggagtacgacacgtacttcatggccaagaGAGATTGCACAGGAttgtggggcttcaccttaattcagaagtgcactgctgcaatgcgctgtcttgcatacagagctcctccagatacagccaatgactacctacggatgaCAAAGTCGACATGCACAGAGACTCTCTACCAGTTCTAccgagccgtcatagcggtgtttggtaaagactatttgagagcaccaagagcagATGGTACAACTCGAATCCTGCAGAAGAATGCAGCAAGAGAGTTTCCTGAGATGCTCGGAAGAATTtactgtatgcattggggctggaagaattggccttttgcttggcaggggatctacaagggccatatggtgagtgcagtgtcattctggaggcggtggcagaccaggagttttggatttggcatgcattttttggcatggcaggaacaaacaatgatatcaacgtctttgcgagcgctctccggtgtttgccaggctagctgagggacaagctcctgccgtgaactttaAGGTAAACGGCtacgcatacaacaaggggtactacctagctgatggtatctacccgacgtatgctacatttgtgaagacaattacttctccatcaaacgagatggaagcctattttgcaacatgccaggaagcaacacacaaggatgttgagcgtgcttttggagtgcttcagcagcgtttcgccattgtcaggtaccctgctctcacttggtctgaggcacagatgtgggaggtgatgaacgcctgtgtgatcatccacaacatgatcattgagagcgagcgcaacgcacctgtgcaggatgatcatccatttgattatcaagggccactagctgaggtagagcatgtgccCTAAGAATTTGctgcttttcttcatatgcacaatgaaattcgagatggaggtgaaggcggatctagctgcgcatttgtgggcgaggagaggaacAGCCAACAATGcgtgattttatttctatttgtttgcctggacgaataatttaaatactatttgtttgttgggttATATGAATAGTTTAaatactatttgtttgttggttTGTATGtgtttgtttgattgtatgaataatttaattctatttgtgtgattcTATGAATAAAATGTAATTGATATGttatttcaaaatattgtaaaaagaaaagaaaaaacttggGGCCGCCGTTTGGGAGGTGCCGGTGTGGAAACAGCGTCCCCAAATGGAGGATACACTGCCGGCGCCTCCATACAGCAGTGCCGGCGTCCCTGCCGGTAATTATTTGGGGGTCGCCGGTGTAGATGCTCTTAGATGGAGTTTTGAAGAAGGAATGTATGCGCAACTGTGCATAATCTAATAGAATGTCAATTTAGAAAAAGGCTGGCACGATGAGTAAACTCGACAGGAGTCCCAGGTCCCCAATGAAGGTAGACACGATCAACTCGCAGGACCAAAGTAATCTTAGTTCAGCCCAGATCCGGCAAGCTGTAGGTTTGTAATTGTACCCTTTCTACCTAGATCTCAGTCTGATCCCATCACCACACTTTTGCACTGGTCCGCACACCTCTCTGCTCGTCCCCAGATCCGAACCGGCCGCGCCACTCCCCCTACTCGCTACTCTCACTGACACCCGCGCGCCGCGGCGCACTCGCCCCACCCGTCAGTGTCACTCCCTCTCCGCGCAAACCCACGTACTTATCCAGATTTGTGCCCACATACCGCAGCTTCCCCACCCCAACCATCCCCATCTCCGGCCCGCCGTCGTAGGCCCCCCACCACCACTCCCCGTCGCCGTCCGTCCCTCGCCGCTGCCAGTAGCCGCACGAGTAGGTGCGGCCCCTCCACCCCCCATTCTCTTTCCACAAAGGAAAAACACCCCCTCGCACGCCACCTGCTCGACCAAGAAGCCGCAGCCCATGTCGAGCGGAGCAGCCGGATCGGAGACCGGCCCGGGCACGGATCATGAGCTGCCCATGCATcatccgccgccgcagcagcagcagcagcacgaggTGGTCTTGGCCGTGGCTGAGCTGCAGGCGCCAGCGCCGGCTtcggtggtcgtggccgcggccgaGGTGCCGGCGCCCGTCTCGGTGGTCACCATCGTGATCTCGCAGCCGGAGGAGGTGGCGCCCGAGCCCAAGGCCGTCGCCCAGGCCTCCCGGGCCCCTCTGGAGGCCGGGGACGACGTAGCCATGGCCGCCTTGGCGGCCGCAAAGGAGGCGGAGCTGGCCAGGTCCGACAGCTTCGACGAGCAATGCAGGTATGCTGTCGGTTCCGAGTTTCGGGACCTGCTCGGATGTTTGGTTGGATCCTGGTCAAGAGATTTGTGAATTGCCAACTGGAGAGGGGATAAGAAAGGTTGTGGTTGATTCTTTCCCCCGATTTGTGTGGTTGCTACGGTAGATTTAGGACATGCCATTTCGCGGCTCAATTATCAGTAAGGACTTAGGTGATGTAAATTTGTGAGTACTACAGATGGTACTGGTCCTCTTTCATGTGATTCTCGTATGTGATTCCTGGAGATTCTAGCAAATGGATAATGCCAAGTGGATATGTCACTATCTCGCTTCTCTACATGAGCAATGGTCACGGAGACTCAGTTATCGCATCTGAGCacctaagggcatctctagcTGATCCCTTATAATTTAGCCCCTCAAACAGCCCCTTATCCTTTAACTCGTTATACATTTTTTTCtaaaatgggcactttattacttgcgtaatagacccggcctctgcataactaagatgcacacagctgcTCACAAATTCGTTACAAAACCACAAAGGTGTTCAAAGATAAAAACACAGTTCGAAGAACAGAAACAAAGACTAGGTAGGAGGATCCAGCCGAaggtcacgctgccacccatgttgggagaaaatatccctcgccgtatcctccaaccgtgaagacacctccgtaaagaggtcccgGTGTTCCACACGCTGCAACGGTATCCATGAACGAAGCAAAGCtgtgcaccggtagatgacctgcaaaaaggaagaagaaatattattgaaaatcttgtcatttctacatagccacaacGCCCAAATGattgcaatcgctcccatcctaataagatgtttaaacctaacatccacaccattgagccagttgccaaataaattgacaacactacgtggtgggtataaggtagaccctatttggacggctgaccatatagacctagctaacttacattggaagaataagtgtttaattGTCTCGTCCTGATggaagacacactttttacttccatgcTAGTTGtgtttggcaagattatctttagtaagaattacccctcgacgaagataccaggcGAAGATTTTTGTTcttagtggtatcttcatcttccaaaattttgaattattatcgACCGGAAGTTCAGGCTGAATTaaagcattgtacatggaagccactGAGAATGAACCATTCCCGGTAAGATTCCATCGAAATACATCCGGTCCGTGCGTCAATTGAACTAACTCAAGACGCTGTAACAATTCCTGCCAAGAGGTTTGTCTGGGACCAATAAGATTTCTTCTAAAATCCACATTTGGTGGGAAattttccaacaccttagcgatagtatcgcttttgtggcgcactatattgtacaatgccggatattgttctcggaTTGTGGTGTTACCCAACCAtatatcctcccagaaacgaatttccgatccatccttaatagagaaatatccatatggaaagaaaaacttctttgtttccataagaccagcccaaaagtGCGAATCTCCTGGTCTCCAAATAACCTGAGATAAAgcctttgagccaatatacttccTCTTGAGGAGTGTTCTTCGGTAAGTAGCTTATACAACCATTTACCGAGAAGTGCCCTATTCTTGACCTGGAGGTCTTGAATACCAAGTCCTCCATGATCTTTGGGCCGACACAACACACTCCATTTAGCCAGCCGATATTTACGTTTCTCGCAatccccttgccagaagaatcttgataAAAAGTGGTTCCTAAATAATAGGAAGGGATCAATTGAAGTAAAATTGTATGATTATGGTGAGCATACAATAGGCCTAGAAATTCACAGTGAATCAATATCTGGATGGTTCAGCTAAATACAGCTAAGTAGGGGCGAGACGAAAAAGTTCAGAATAGGAGCGAGTCGGCTGGCGAAATTGGAGGTGGGAGACTAGGCGATTTTTTCTCTAGAGAGGCCGCGGCCGAGTATATTTGAGGGTTGGCCGACCTGAGGActaaaaactatacaccttaaaGCCTTTGAGGGATCGGCTTTTTGCCCCCCAAAACGAGAATTTTACTCCTCTAACCGATTTTAAGGGATCGGCTAGAGATGCCCTAAGACCGTGATGGTGTTAATTGTTAGTTTGTCGGTACTGGTCTGCTTTAGTGTGTGTGACATTGGTAATTTCTAGGACGCTCGTAGTGTACTCTTCAGTTTATGTTATCATGTGAAAATGGGACTACACAAAGCCGTTTTAGGTGGTTAATTGTTGATTCATCAAACTACATCGAATAAATTCCACGGATGTGGTTAATTGTTGATTCATCAAACTAGCCCAAAGCGACAACAACTTTGAGCACAAAGTTCAGTTGTTCGACATTCAGGATGTGAAGTCTTATGTACTATAGTCGGTGCATATATTAGTATAGACTAGGGAAGCACTGTTGCATGCATATGGCTTCAATAAATCCGTCTACCTTAGTTCTTATCTATCAAAACcttaaggccttgtttggtactagtgtttttGTAGGATTAGTGGAGATGCTCCCCGCAGGGATTGGGTGAAATCCCTGTCTTCACGCAATCCCTTGAAATCCCCACTTTTCCCCGATCCACTAGGGAGGGGTAGTGTATTTGATCTTGAGGAAAATACAACTTTCCCTGCCAAGGATCCATTCTCTTTGTGAGCTTTCCTACCAGAGGAAGAAAATGAGCATTGAAAAGTTTGACTCCCCAATAGGCATGCCTAGGTACAACATAGGTTTGTGGCCTAGTTTGCAGTTCAACATCCTAGACACCCTcttctgctcctcctcatcacaacCAACCACAAAAACCTCATTTTTATGGTAATTGATCTTCATGCCAGACATATTCTCAAAGCAGTATAACAAAAACTTCATGTGAAGGACATTCAAGTTGGTCAATTCCAGGAGAATTACAGATCATCTGCATACTGCAGCAAACTCACTCCCCCTGGAACTAAATCAGGGACCAAACCTGATAAAGTGATAAGTGTCCAGCCCCTTTAGCTGTTTCAACCATAACTGCTAAAGCTTCCACCACATAATCAAATAACAAAGGGGATAATGGATCTCCTTGCCCCACTCCCCTAGAAGTATTAAAGTAAGGTCCCTGCACACCATTTATGTttatggccaaatgaccattccTGACTGTTTGCATTTACCCAGTTTATCCAAACAGAGTCAAAGCCTTTCTTCCTCAGAATTCCTTCTAAAAACTCCCAATCCACTCTATCATATGCGTTCTCAAAGTCCAACTTCAAAAGAATCCCTTTCTTCCTTCTTAGTTTGATCTCATGAAGAATCTCCTCAATAACCACTACCCCATCAAGAATTTGCCTacctttaatgaaaccagcttgacAAGGATTGATAGTTGCATGTGCAACAGGAGCAAGCCTACCTTAGtaattgatatagtagaagcattACACAGTGCTTCGGAGATAAAACTACTGGTCTATCAAACTGATAATAGTGAATTGTTTTCTCGAGTGATATGAAGTTTAATGGATAGCCACAATAGCATCAGCTTGGTCTAGAGTAGGTTCGAACCAGTAGACATTTCAGTGCCACCCAGTTATGGGGTTGGCTTATTCCTTATAAGCAACGTCTAGCCCTTGTGAAGTTGTTCATCAATAGGCcgttctttgtttttctttttgaacAGCAATAGGCCATTCTTTGCTAACATATGTACCATAGAAGACTCTAAAAGATTACATTTCTTGTTACCTGTTTGCTGCTGTTTACCTTTTTTATGTTTTCCGAAGATCTAATATGTGATACTTCACTGCAGAGTTTGTCAGCAAAAGTCGGAAGAACCTTTGGTAGACCTTGGATGCAGATGTCGAGGTGATCTTTCAAAAGCTCACCGCACATGTATTGATGTTTGGTTCCGTACTAGAGGTTCAAACAAGTGTGAGATTTGCCAGTAAGTCCTCTTCTTAGACAGTTTTTCCCTGTTGTtaattactttgatttattgaaaTTGTTCTCTTCACAGGCAGGTTGCTGTTAATATACCCCCTCCAGAGACGCAAGCAAGTGTAAGTCTTCCAATTTATACCTTATATTTTCAATGTGTATTAACAAAATATATACTTAAAAGGTCTGAAGTTTGAAGAATATATGACATTATATATATCATCTTCTGTTGACCGCACACGCTCAAGTATCTCCTTAATATATTTAAATAACTCAAGACGTCCCGAAATTGTAGTGGGCACTATGCTGCAAAACATTTAATCAAATTCCTCTTTCTGGTAGTGAATTTTACTTGTTTTCATTGAGCAGACAAGTTATTGGGTTTGGAGGGTTGATTCAGCTTATGGAAGGGGACGAGGAGGACGTGAAAGGGTATTTTTATGACTggataagaaa from Lolium rigidum isolate FL_2022 chromosome 4, APGP_CSIRO_Lrig_0.1, whole genome shotgun sequence encodes the following:
- the LOC124705614 gene encoding uncharacterized protein LOC124705614 isoform X1, with protein sequence MSSGAAGSETGPGTDHELPMHHPPPQQQQQHEVVLAVAELQAPAPASVVVAAAEVPAPVSVVTIVISQPEEVAPEPKAVAQASRAPLEAGDDVAMAALAAAKEAELARSDSFDEQCRVCQQKSEEPLVDLGCRCRGDLSKAHRTCIDVWFRTRGSNKCEICQQVAVNIPPPETQASTSYWVWRVDSAYGRGRGGRERGWFSPLWVAFAILIGGLLLDVLISVSLGVSTLPVNIIIGVLIVLGLGTALRLALECCQEFGSRRSMPRMENMAPSGYHPGV
- the LOC124705614 gene encoding uncharacterized protein LOC124705614 isoform X2 — translated: MSSGAAGSETGPGTDHELPMHHPPPQQQQQHEVVLAVAELQAPAPASVVVAAAEVPAPVSVVTIVISQPEEVAPEPKAVAQASRAPLEAGDDVAMAALAAAKEAELARSDSFDEQCRVCQQKSEEPLVDLGCRCRGDLSKAHRTCIDVWFRTRGSNKCEICQQVAVNIPPPETQASGWFSPLWVAFAILIGGLLLDVLISVSLGVSTLPVNIIIGVLIVLGLGTALRLALECCQEFGSRRSMPRMENMAPSGYHPGV